In Cystobacter fuscus DSM 2262, the DNA window ACCCCGCGCGCTACCTGGTGGGGGATCGCCTGTCGATCGCGGACATCACCGCGGCGGCGCTCTATTCCCCGTTGATGCGCCCCGAGGGCTCTCCGTATGCGCCCCAGCGCGGAGAGCGCGCATCGCGTCAACTCGAGCGGATGCGTGAGGAACTCCTGGCGCGTCCCGCGGGCCAGTGGTTCGTGCGGCGCTACCGGGAGGATCGCCAGCGCCTGGCCCGGGGTTTTCCCCCGGGCGCGGACACTCCCCGGACGTGAAGGTCCCTCGGGGCGGATGGGAATTTCCCGCCGCCTTTGGAGTTGGCGGCCCGGGTTTTTTCATCAACCCCAACCCCACGAGATTCCATGAACCGCATGAAGTTCCTCCGTCACGCCTGGGCCCCGGGTACGCTCGGTGCCTGCCTCCTGCTGGGATGCGCGGCGAGCACCCGCTCCACCGCCCTGGCGGAGTCTTCCTCCGCCGCCCAGGCGGAGGCCAAGAGCCCGGCCCTGTCGCTCGGCGTCGAGACGAAGCACTTCGACACCAGCGTGCGTCCCCAGGATGACTTCTTCCGCTACGTCAACGGCACGTGGCTGAAGACGGCCAAGATTCCGGCGGACAAGGGTCGCTACGGCTCGTTCATCGAGCTGCGCGACAAGAGCGAGGAGGCGCTGCGCACCCTCATCGAGGAGTCCTCCGCCGTGCAGTCTCCGGCGTCCGGCTCCGACACCCAGAAGGTGGCGGACTTCTACAAGAGCTTCATGGACACCGAGCGCATCCAGTCGCTCGGCATCGAGCCGCTGCGGGCGGACCTGCAGCGCATCGCCGCGCTCAAGGACAAGAAGGAGCTGCCGGAGCTGTTCGCCGTGCTCGGGCGCATGGGCGTGCAGACGCCGTTTGGCGGCTTCGTGGGCCAGGACGCCAAGAACGCCGAGCGCTACATCCTCTATGTCAACCAGAGCGGGCTGGGCCTGCCGGATCGCGACTACTACAGCAAGCCCGAGCCGCGCTTCGTCGAGACGCGCGCCGCGTACCTCACCTACATCGAGACGATGATGCGTCTGGCGGGAGAGAAGGATCCCGCGGGCGCGGCGAAGACGATCCTCGCGCTGGAGACCGCGCTGGCGGAGAAGCACTGGGATCGCGTGCGCAACCGCGACCGCGAGGCCACGTACAACCTCAAGAGCGTGGCGGAGCTGGACGCGCTCACGCCGGGCTTCGCGTGGACGAGCTACCTCAAGGCCGCGGGGACCGAGAAGTCGCCCGCCGTCATCGTGCGCCAGCCGGACTACTTCCAGGCCCTGGCGAAGATGATCCAGGGCACGCCCCTGCCCACGCTCAAGCAGTACCTCACCTTCAAGCTGGTGAGCGGGTACGCGCCCCTGCTCAGCACGCCCTTCGAGCAGGCCCACTTCGCCTTCTACGGCAAGACGCTCCAGGGCCTGGAGGAGGACCGGCCCCGCTGGAAGCGCGGAGTGGAGTCCGTGGACCGCGCGCTGGGTGAGGTGCTCGGCCGGATCTATGTGGAGCGCTACTTCACGCCCGAGAGCAAGGCGCGCATGCAGAAGCTGGTGGACAACCTGCGCGTCTCCTTCAAGCAGGGCATCGACCAGCTCGACTGGATGAGCCCGGAGACCAAGGCCCAGGCCCAGCAGAAGCTGGCGAAGTTCAACGTGAAGATCGGCTACCCGGAGAAGTGGCGGGACTACTCCGCGCTCACCGTGCGCGCGGACGATCTGGTGGGCAACGTGAAGCGCTCGAGCGAGGTCGAGTACAACCGCAACGTGGAGAAGCTCGGCAAGCCCATTGATCGGTTGGAGTGGGGCATGACGCCGCAGACGGTGAATGCCTACTACAACTCCTCGATGAACGAGATCGTCTTCCCGGCGGCCATCCTCCAGCCTCCGTTCTTCGATCCCCAGGCGGATGACGCCACCAACTACGGCGCCATCGGCGGCGTCATCGGGCACGAGATCAGCCACGGCTTCGATGATCAGGGCAGCCGCTCCGACGGCGACGGCAACCTGCGCGACTGGTGGACGGCGGAGGACAAGGCCGCCTTCCAGCAGCGCACCGGCCAGCTCTCCGACCAGTACTCCAGCTTCAGCCCCCTCCAGGGGATGAACGTCAATGGCAAGCTCACCCTGGGTGAGAACATCGGCGACCTGAGTGGACTGACCGTGGCCTACAAGGCCTACAAGCTGTCCCTCGGCGGCAAGGAGGCTCCGGTGATCGAGGGCTTCACTGGCGACCAGCGCTTCTTCCTCGGCTGGGCCCAGGTGTGGCGCACGGCCAACCGCGAGGACGCGCTGCGTCAGCAGCTCCTCACGGATCCGCACTCGCCGGGCGAGTACCGGGTCAATGGCGTGGTGCGCAACATGCCCGAGTTCTACTCCGCCTTCGGCGTGAAGGAGGGCGATGGCGCCTTCCTGCCGGCCGACAAGCGCGTGAAGATCTGGTGATTCGCGCCTGAAAGGGCGCGGGCCCGGGAGCGTCGGAAATACGCTCCCGGGCTGATAGGTTCGCGCGCCATGCGAACCCCTCTTGTTTCCGCCGTCGCGTGTGCCTTCTGGCTCACGCACTGCAGTCATGCTCCGGAGCCGCGGGAGGCGTCCGCCCCCAGCGCTCCGGCTCCCTCCGCCGTCACGCCCGTCAGCGCGCCCAAGGGCCTGAGCTATCCGGCCGCGCGCAAGGACGACGTGGTCGACGACTACCACGGCACGAAGGTGGCGGACCCCTACCGCTGGCTGGAGAACCCGGACTCGCCCGAGTCCCGTCAGTGGATCGAAGCGGAGAACCAGCTCACCTTCGGCTACCTGGAGAAGATTCCCCTGCGCGCGCGGCTCAAGCAGCGCATGACGGAGCTGTGGGACTACGAGCGCTTCTCCGTCCCCTGGAAGCAGGGCAGCCGCTACTTCTTCTTCCGCAACGACGGTCTGCAGAGCCAGTCCGTGCTCTACACGGCGGACTCGCTCTCGGCCGAGCCCCGGGTGCTGTTGGATCCCAACACGCTGTCCGCGGATGGCACGGTGGCGCTCGCGGGGCAGGACATCACCGAGGACGGCCACCTGCTGGCCTATGGCGTGGCCACCGCCGGCAGCGATTGGAAGGAGTTGCGCGTGCGCGACGTGCGCACGGGCAAGGATCTGCCGGACATCATCCAGTGGGTGAAGTTCTCGGACGCCTCGTGGACCCGGGACGGCAAGGGCTTCTTCTACAGCCGCTATGACGAGCCCAAGACGAGCGAGGCGCTCAGTGGCGCCAACTACTACCAGAAGCTCTTCTTCCACCAGCTCGGCACGCCGCAGAGCCAGGACACGCTCGTCTACGAGCGCAAGGATCAGAAGGAGTGGGGCTTTGGGGGCCACGTCACCGACGACGGGCGCTACCTGCTCATCAACATCTCGCGGGGCACCGAGCAGAAGAACCTGGTGTTCTACAAGGACCTGAAGGATCCCAAGGCCAAGGTCGTCGAGCTGCTGCGCGACTGGGACGCGAAATACGAATACATCGCCAACGACGGCACGCTGTTCTGGTTCAAGACGGATCTGGACGCGCCCCGCGGCCGCGTGGTCGCCATCGACCTGCGCAAGCCGGAGCGCAAGGAGTGGAAGGAGATCATCCCCCAGGGCGAGGAGACGATCGCCTCGGTGGACATGGTCAACGAGCTCTTCCTGCTCAACGTGATGAAGGACGCGCACTCGGTGGTGCGGCGGGTGTCGCGTGACGGCAAGCCCCAGGGCGAGCTCGCGCTGCCGGGTCTGGGCAGCGTGTCGGGCCTCAACGGCAAGCGTCAGGACACGGAGACCTTCTACTCGTACTCCAGCTACACCTCGCCGCCCACCGTGTACCGCTACGACGTGAAGTCGGGCCAGAGCACGGTGTTCAAGGCGCCCCAGGTGAAGTTCGATCCGTCGCAATACGAGACGGAGCAGGTCTTCTTCCAGAGCAAGGACGGCACCCGCGTGCCCATCTTCCTCAGCCACAAGAAGGGGCTGAAGTGGGATGGGACCACGCCCACGCTGCTGTATGGCTATGGCGGCTTCAACGTCCCCCTGACGCCGGGCTTCAGCGTGGCCAACCTGGTGTGGATGGAGCAGGGGGGCCTCTACGCCGTGGTCAACCTGCGCGGCGGCGGCGAGTACGGCCGGGAGTGGCACGAGGCCGGCACGAAGCTGCGCAAGCAGAACGTCTTCGACGACTTCATCGGCGCGGCCGAGTACCTCATCGCCCAGAAGTACACCTCCACGTCCCGGCTGGCGATCACCGGCCGCTCCAACGGCGGACTGCTCATTGGCGCGGCGGTGACGCAGCGGCCGGACCTCTTCGGCGTGGCGCTGCCCGGCGTGGGCGTGCTCGACATGCTGCGCTTCCACAAGTTCACCATCGGCTGGGCGTGGACGAGCGACTACGGCTCCGCGGAGAACCCGGAGGAGTTCAAGGCGCTCCACGCCTACTCGCCGCTGCACCAGGTGAAGCCCGGCACGCGCTACCCCGCCATGCTCGTGCACACCGCGGACCATGACGACCGCGTGGTACCCGGCCACAGCTTCAAGTTCACGGCGGCCGCCCAGGCGGCGCAGGCCGGTGAGGCCCCGGTGCTCATCCGCATCGAGACCAAGGCGGGCCACGGCGCGGGCAAGCCCACGGGGAAGATCATCGAGGAGTACAGCGACCTCTGGGCCTTCACGTTGGACCAGATGGGCGTGGGCCGCACCCAGTCCGTCGCGGGCACGCAGTCGCCCTGACGCCGGGGAGGTGAGGGGGCGGGCAGGTGGGTGCATTCCCCCGTGCCCGCTTCCCTGTTGCCTCGCTCATGGGGACGTCCACCTTTCGGGCAGATGACTCGAACCAGGAGAGTTCCCATGAAGAAATTCGTTCTGGCCACCGCCACCTGTGCCCTCACCTTGTGGGGGTGCGCCAACTCCTCGAAGGCCCGCTCCGAGGAGCCCGAGGCGTCGATGCAGGAACTGACGGACGAGAAGAGCCGGGCGCAGAAGGACCGCATGGGCGCGCCCACCGTCTATGAAGGCGAAGCCACGGGCGGCGCGGGCAATGCGGTGCGCAACGGGGACGGGGAGCTCTGGGCACCCGAGGTGGCTCCCGGCAACACCGTCGTGCGCACGCCCTCGGACACCCAGCAGAGCATCGAGCGGCAGACCCAGGGCGCGCAGCCGTCGGACAATGGCTCGTCCGAGGTCATCGACGAGGGTCCGAGCGAGGATGTCCCGAAGCAGTAGCGGTGAGCCGCGCGAAGGGTCCTCCCGCGGAGGAGGACCCCCGCGGGGTCGTGAGGGATGACTTCAGCTCTCGAGCGAGGCGCGCAGGAACCACGCGTGCTTCTCGAACTCGGTGATGATGCCGGTGAACAGGTCCACGGTGTCCGTGTCCTGGTGCTGCTCGGCCGCCTTGCGGCTGTCGCGCAAGCCGACGAGGTAGCCTTCGATGCGCTCGGCCAGGAGCTTCACGTGCTCCAGGTCCTTCGTCGTCTCCTGCGGGTAGTCCGCCAGCCGGCTCGTCTTGGCCACGTAGCGGCTGGTGCCGTAGGCCTTGCCGCCCAGCGTCACGGCGCGCTCGGCCACCGAGTCGTTGTGGTTGGCCAGGCTCACCGCGAACGTCTCGAAGAGCGGATGGAGCGCCGCGAACTGCGGGCCCTTGATGTTCCAGTGCGCGACCTTGATCTGGCTGTGCAGATCCAGACCGTCGGCCAGACGCGCGTTGAGCTGCTCGACGAGGGCGGCACGGGACTGCTCGGGAAGGGGGCTCGGGCTGCGGTACATGAGGAAGTCCTTTCTGAAGATGTGTGGATTGGATGCGCGATGGGGAAAAAGGAATCGCCCCCCGGTGGTGACACCGGAGGGCGCTTCTTGAAAACCCGCGCGATGGGGAACTGACGGCTTTACGACTCGAGACCGACCGCGGCCGCGTGGATGACCGAGGCGATGCGGACGGCGTCGTTCACCTGGTCCTCGGAGAGGCCACCGTCGACGACGACCTTCTCGTGGGACTGCACGCACATCTCACAGCCGTTGATGGCGCTCACCGCGAGGCAGACGAGCTCGAAGTCCACCTTGTTGGTGAGCACCTGCCCCAGACGGTTCATCCGCAGACCGGGCCGCTTGGTGGCGTAGGACTCCTTGCCCACCATGTGACGGAACCGGTAGTAGATGTTGTTCATCCCCATCAGCGAGGCCGCCGCGCGGGCGTCCTCGATGACGGGCTCGGCCTGATCGCCGAGGGCCTGGCGGGCCTCGTGGAGCATGGCCTTCTTGATGAGCTCGTTGCGGGCCGCGAAGGCACACGCCACGGCCACGCCCCAGCGCTGCGCGGGGGTGAGGCTGTTGTTCTCCAGCACCGACTGGAGATTGAGGCGGGTGTCCTTGTGGGCATCCGCCAGCTCACCGCGAACGACTTCGAGCGACG includes these proteins:
- a CDS encoding M13 family metallopeptidase, with protein sequence MNRMKFLRHAWAPGTLGACLLLGCAASTRSTALAESSSAAQAEAKSPALSLGVETKHFDTSVRPQDDFFRYVNGTWLKTAKIPADKGRYGSFIELRDKSEEALRTLIEESSAVQSPASGSDTQKVADFYKSFMDTERIQSLGIEPLRADLQRIAALKDKKELPELFAVLGRMGVQTPFGGFVGQDAKNAERYILYVNQSGLGLPDRDYYSKPEPRFVETRAAYLTYIETMMRLAGEKDPAGAAKTILALETALAEKHWDRVRNRDREATYNLKSVAELDALTPGFAWTSYLKAAGTEKSPAVIVRQPDYFQALAKMIQGTPLPTLKQYLTFKLVSGYAPLLSTPFEQAHFAFYGKTLQGLEEDRPRWKRGVESVDRALGEVLGRIYVERYFTPESKARMQKLVDNLRVSFKQGIDQLDWMSPETKAQAQQKLAKFNVKIGYPEKWRDYSALTVRADDLVGNVKRSSEVEYNRNVEKLGKPIDRLEWGMTPQTVNAYYNSSMNEIVFPAAILQPPFFDPQADDATNYGAIGGVIGHEISHGFDDQGSRSDGDGNLRDWWTAEDKAAFQQRTGQLSDQYSSFSPLQGMNVNGKLTLGENIGDLSGLTVAYKAYKLSLGGKEAPVIEGFTGDQRFFLGWAQVWRTANREDALRQQLLTDPHSPGEYRVNGVVRNMPEFYSAFGVKEGDGAFLPADKRVKIW
- a CDS encoding prolyl oligopeptidase family serine peptidase, translated to MRTPLVSAVACAFWLTHCSHAPEPREASAPSAPAPSAVTPVSAPKGLSYPAARKDDVVDDYHGTKVADPYRWLENPDSPESRQWIEAENQLTFGYLEKIPLRARLKQRMTELWDYERFSVPWKQGSRYFFFRNDGLQSQSVLYTADSLSAEPRVLLDPNTLSADGTVALAGQDITEDGHLLAYGVATAGSDWKELRVRDVRTGKDLPDIIQWVKFSDASWTRDGKGFFYSRYDEPKTSEALSGANYYQKLFFHQLGTPQSQDTLVYERKDQKEWGFGGHVTDDGRYLLINISRGTEQKNLVFYKDLKDPKAKVVELLRDWDAKYEYIANDGTLFWFKTDLDAPRGRVVAIDLRKPERKEWKEIIPQGEETIASVDMVNELFLLNVMKDAHSVVRRVSRDGKPQGELALPGLGSVSGLNGKRQDTETFYSYSSYTSPPTVYRYDVKSGQSTVFKAPQVKFDPSQYETEQVFFQSKDGTRVPIFLSHKKGLKWDGTTPTLLYGYGGFNVPLTPGFSVANLVWMEQGGLYAVVNLRGGGEYGREWHEAGTKLRKQNVFDDFIGAAEYLIAQKYTSTSRLAITGRSNGGLLIGAAVTQRPDLFGVALPGVGVLDMLRFHKFTIGWAWTSDYGSAENPEEFKALHAYSPLHQVKPGTRYPAMLVHTADHDDRVVPGHSFKFTAAAQAAQAGEAPVLIRIETKAGHGAGKPTGKIIEEYSDLWAFTLDQMGVGRTQSVAGTQSP
- the dps gene encoding DNA starvation/stationary phase protection protein Dps, coding for MYRSPSPLPEQSRAALVEQLNARLADGLDLHSQIKVAHWNIKGPQFAALHPLFETFAVSLANHNDSVAERAVTLGGKAYGTSRYVAKTSRLADYPQETTKDLEHVKLLAERIEGYLVGLRDSRKAAEQHQDTDTVDLFTGIITEFEKHAWFLRASLES
- a CDS encoding carboxymuconolactone decarboxylase family protein produces the protein MASLEVVRGELADAHKDTRLNLQSVLENNSLTPAQRWGVAVACAFAARNELIKKAMLHEARQALGDQAEPVIEDARAAASLMGMNNIYYRFRHMVGKESYATKRPGLRMNRLGQVLTNKVDFELVCLAVSAINGCEMCVQSHEKVVVDGGLSEDQVNDAVRIASVIHAAAVGLES